From Jiangella mangrovi:
CGGCGACGGGGTGACGAACGCCGACGGCCGCGTCGCCGCGCTCGGCCCGGACCGGCTGGACCCCGGCGACTACGTGCTGCGCTTCGCCACGGCGACCCCCTTCTACCCGGAGGTGGTCGTCGTCTTTACCGTGGCCGACGCCGACGCGCACTACCACGTGCCGCTGCTGCTCAGCCCCTACGGCTACACGACCTACCGTGGCAGCTGACCTCGACCTCGTCGTCCGCGCCCGGCGGGCCGTCGTCGACGGCGCCGAGGCGCCCGCCGCCGTGGGCATCGCGGGCGGGCGGATCGCCGTCGTCACGGCCTACGACGACGCGCCACCGGCCGCCCGGACGGTCACGCTCGAGGACGACGAGGTGCTGCTGCCCGGCCTGGTCGACACCCACGTGCACGTCAACGAGCCGGGCCGGTCCGAGTGGGAGGGGTTCGCGACGGCGACCCGTGCGGCCGCCGCGGGCGGCGTCACCACGATCGTCGACATGCCGCTGAACTCCGTCCCGCCCACCACCACCGTCGACGCCCTGGAGCTCAAGCGGCGCACGGCCGAGG
This genomic window contains:
- the uraH gene encoding hydroxyisourate hydrolase; this encodes MSTLSTHVLDTASGRPAAGLRVTLETRAGDPLGDGVTNADGRVAALGPDRLDPGDYVLRFATATPFYPEVVVVFTVADADAHYHVPLLLSPYGYTTYRGS